A stretch of Lentisphaera araneosa HTCC2155 DNA encodes these proteins:
- a CDS encoding serine/threonine-protein kinase, protein MTKDAQSVFDEMIPDLVSGIKDLDESIPDVYPLCDEIAEASERYENGEALGEGGMKNIRDSLDKLTGRHVAMAKLKGSHDPEIMESFFKEARLTARLEHPNIVPLYDMGYDEKGEPFFVMKKLGGRNLSDLIAEFAKEKDYKSLMPRIIDIMMKVCDAMSYAHSRGVIHLDLKPDNIRIGDFGEVLICDWGLAKTLGDADYDLEDDLLPENFNTATLSGVVKGSPGYMAPEQVDKKKGDKDQRTDVYALGAILYEMLCFEVPNKGETIRESLLMTVNGEHKKPSQVLASVPVSLEAISLKALALKADDRYHTVQELRNDLFKWLGGFATSAEEIGFFGNLKLFVLRHKLASIFTLILLILALVFTQRLSVEKQLAVEALELYTQEQKQKELFGKEAAPRLVGLASGALKKNDFETAKEMILLAVEADPNFDHAWDTKARIDFIHADLAEAKKSLEKSDKEPQHQAVRDLETFLAQRDSKSPDVLTLDDFEVLAKRTRSRYDVVSAISANMDQFNLEEKIKLVGLLLYIKNGAKEFKLAYELKGEELHVDLSGNQGLRNIDALQYLPVTHLNLSRNRELKTHELYKNHLLEVDFSRTNFSDWKALFRISELRKITISKGMQANLPEVPKRIKLEIIK, encoded by the coding sequence ATGACGAAAGATGCGCAGTCAGTTTTTGATGAGATGATCCCAGATTTAGTTTCTGGGATCAAGGATTTGGATGAAAGTATTCCCGATGTTTATCCCCTGTGTGACGAGATAGCCGAAGCTTCAGAACGCTATGAGAATGGCGAGGCTTTAGGCGAAGGGGGCATGAAGAATATACGTGATTCACTTGATAAACTCACAGGGCGTCATGTGGCGATGGCTAAGCTTAAGGGTAGTCATGATCCGGAAATCATGGAAAGCTTTTTTAAGGAAGCCCGTTTAACGGCGCGTTTGGAGCACCCCAATATCGTGCCACTTTATGATATGGGCTACGATGAAAAGGGCGAGCCTTTTTTTGTGATGAAAAAGTTGGGGGGCAGAAACCTCAGCGACTTGATTGCGGAGTTCGCAAAAGAAAAAGATTATAAATCACTGATGCCCCGGATCATCGATATTATGATGAAAGTTTGTGATGCCATGTCCTACGCGCATTCCCGTGGGGTGATTCATTTGGATTTAAAACCCGATAATATTCGTATTGGCGATTTTGGTGAAGTCCTCATCTGTGACTGGGGGCTTGCTAAGACTCTTGGTGATGCCGATTACGACTTAGAGGATGACCTCTTGCCAGAAAATTTTAATACAGCGACACTAAGTGGAGTTGTGAAGGGCTCGCCAGGGTATATGGCGCCTGAGCAGGTTGATAAGAAAAAAGGTGATAAGGATCAGCGAACTGATGTCTATGCATTAGGGGCGATCCTCTACGAAATGCTTTGCTTTGAAGTGCCCAATAAAGGCGAGACGATTCGTGAAAGCCTGCTCATGACTGTGAATGGAGAACATAAGAAGCCCTCACAAGTACTCGCTTCAGTGCCCGTAAGTTTAGAAGCCATTAGTTTAAAGGCTCTCGCGCTCAAAGCGGACGATCGTTATCACACGGTACAAGAACTCCGCAATGATTTATTTAAGTGGCTGGGGGGATTTGCAACCAGTGCCGAAGAAATTGGTTTTTTCGGTAACCTGAAACTCTTTGTCTTGCGCCATAAATTAGCCAGTATATTTACGCTAATTCTATTGATCTTAGCTTTGGTCTTTACTCAGCGTTTGAGTGTAGAAAAGCAGTTGGCAGTCGAGGCCTTAGAACTTTATACGCAAGAGCAGAAGCAAAAAGAGCTTTTTGGTAAAGAAGCGGCGCCGCGTTTAGTTGGACTGGCATCGGGAGCCCTTAAAAAAAATGATTTTGAAACGGCCAAAGAAATGATTTTACTAGCTGTGGAGGCCGATCCAAATTTTGATCATGCTTGGGATACAAAGGCACGTATAGATTTTATTCATGCGGACTTGGCAGAAGCAAAGAAATCGCTAGAGAAGTCGGATAAAGAGCCACAGCACCAAGCCGTAAGAGATTTAGAAACGTTTTTAGCTCAACGCGATTCAAAATCGCCAGATGTGCTTACTTTGGATGATTTTGAAGTTCTTGCTAAAAGAACTCGCTCCAGGTACGATGTGGTGAGTGCGATCAGCGCCAATATGGACCAGTTTAATTTAGAGGAAAAGATTAAATTAGTAGGCCTGCTACTCTACATAAAAAATGGCGCTAAAGAGTTCAAGTTGGCTTATGAATTGAAAGGAGAAGAACTCCACGTCGATCTTTCTGGAAATCAAGGTCTGCGCAATATTGATGCCCTGCAGTACTTGCCTGTGACGCATTTGAATTTGAGCCGCAATCGTGAATTGAAAACTCATGAATTATATAAGAATCATTTATTAGAAGTCGATTTTTCGAGGACAAACTTTAGTGACTGGAAAGCGCTTTTTAGAATTTCTGAGCTACGGAAAATCACTATAAGTAAAGGCATGCAAGCCAATCTTCCCGAAGTTCCCAAAAGGATTAAATTGGAAATAATTAAGTAG
- a CDS encoding DUF1559 domain-containing protein, with amino-acid sequence MKKFTLIELLVVVAIIGVLASLLLPVLGKTREAARRTQCVNNQRNHSTAMFMYFDDNEQSHPADKIQDSAASGNTRRGSNWFGKAGTQNASITVAMRPLNQYLQKQSETGEMPVAKCPSDHQDMDEYTKWGSSYYRNKEAAMQDSSDGDSPSLKITDIINPSKLVLHGELGGIWSISNANRAQLDKFYTHTDLGDTRWVLQFSDGHVANTYVIPGDEGSAGNYLWFNE; translated from the coding sequence ATGAAAAAATTTACTTTAATAGAATTACTCGTGGTGGTGGCGATTATTGGGGTGTTGGCTTCTTTGCTTTTACCCGTGCTAGGAAAGACGAGGGAAGCCGCCAGACGAACTCAATGTGTGAATAATCAAAGGAATCATTCGACGGCAATGTTTATGTACTTCGATGATAACGAGCAGTCTCATCCAGCAGATAAGATTCAAGACTCTGCGGCGAGTGGTAATACTCGTCGTGGTAGCAATTGGTTCGGTAAAGCAGGGACGCAAAATGCAAGCATTACAGTAGCGATGCGCCCGCTTAATCAATATTTACAAAAGCAAAGTGAAACGGGTGAGATGCCTGTCGCGAAATGTCCTTCAGATCATCAAGATATGGATGAATATACAAAATGGGGTTCCTCCTATTACCGCAATAAAGAAGCGGCGATGCAAGATAGTTCTGACGGGGATTCACCCTCCTTGAAAATCACTGACATTATCAATCCATCAAAGCTAGTGTTACACGGTGAATTGGGTGGGATTTGGTCAATATCCAATGCAAATCGAGCACAGCTAGATAAGTTTTATACCCATACGGATTTGGGTGATACACGTTGGGTTTTGCAGTTCTCAGATGGGCATGTTGCCAATACTTACGTCATCCCTGGTGATGAGGGGTCAGCAGGGAATTATCTTTGGTTTAATGAATAA
- a CDS encoding sulfatase-like hydrolase/transferase: MKLLYYILTVSMSLGLWADERPNIVLIMADDMGRETVGAHGGLDYSTPVLDKIGSEGLTFDHCYSLPICTPSRVKIMTGQYGFRNYRQFGLLPSSEVTFGNALQKAGYATCITGKWQLGGDHQQILNFGWDEYCLTNGVKPKNPQDKPLIQGRERYWQTANVIANGKYYKPRCHFYGPDMVNEYACDFIKRKKDKPFFLYYPMILPHSPWAPTPHSKDGDKSGAKVSEVRFFKDNIEYIDHLVGNVVKALEESGQRDNTLLIFTGDNGSGYPVPVTRSNENMKRIVSLKGWGDYDEIIVEAGEKSPKSSKGIQEGPITRTSYGEIPGRKNLMLRDGTGVPCVMQWPKYSAQYNEHKLDDLIDFSDFFATFAELAGVKGQFENDGISFASRLKGEGKNSREFVFCHYWKSGRDPRGARDAIHNGKYKIYNNGDFFDLEKDPDEKKALKITEMNEGQLKARAELMNAYYQLRGMNLPATEVSDKAAPSKKKKKNSKKKKA; the protein is encoded by the coding sequence ATGAAATTATTATATTACATATTGACAGTATCAATGAGCTTGGGGCTCTGGGCTGATGAACGGCCGAATATCGTTTTGATCATGGCCGACGACATGGGGCGCGAAACAGTGGGAGCTCATGGGGGCTTGGATTACTCGACGCCCGTTCTCGACAAAATTGGTTCAGAGGGCCTGACTTTCGATCACTGTTATTCCTTGCCCATTTGTACGCCATCCCGAGTCAAAATCATGACGGGTCAGTATGGCTTTCGCAATTATCGCCAATTTGGTCTCTTGCCCTCGAGCGAAGTGACTTTTGGCAATGCCTTACAAAAGGCTGGTTATGCGACCTGCATAACGGGCAAGTGGCAGCTCGGTGGCGATCATCAGCAAATATTGAATTTTGGTTGGGATGAGTACTGTTTAACAAATGGAGTGAAGCCGAAGAATCCCCAAGACAAGCCTCTAATTCAGGGGCGCGAACGTTACTGGCAAACTGCCAATGTCATTGCCAATGGCAAGTATTATAAACCCCGTTGCCATTTTTATGGGCCGGACATGGTTAATGAATATGCTTGCGATTTTATTAAGCGTAAAAAAGACAAGCCCTTTTTCCTGTACTACCCAATGATTCTCCCTCACTCACCCTGGGCACCAACACCTCATTCGAAAGATGGTGATAAGAGCGGTGCTAAAGTTTCTGAAGTACGCTTTTTTAAAGATAATATCGAGTACATTGATCATCTCGTAGGCAATGTGGTGAAAGCATTGGAAGAGAGTGGTCAGCGCGATAATACCCTATTGATTTTTACAGGAGATAATGGCTCGGGTTACCCCGTTCCAGTGACGCGTTCCAATGAAAATATGAAACGCATTGTTTCCCTCAAAGGTTGGGGAGATTATGATGAAATCATTGTGGAAGCTGGAGAGAAATCACCAAAAAGTTCAAAAGGGATTCAAGAAGGTCCCATCACTCGAACAAGTTATGGAGAAATCCCTGGGCGTAAAAATTTGATGTTGCGAGATGGAACAGGTGTGCCTTGTGTGATGCAATGGCCAAAGTACAGCGCTCAGTATAATGAACACAAGCTAGATGATCTCATCGATTTTTCCGATTTTTTTGCGACCTTCGCAGAACTTGCGGGAGTGAAAGGTCAGTTTGAAAATGATGGCATCTCCTTTGCCTCGCGTTTAAAGGGTGAAGGCAAGAATTCTCGTGAGTTTGTTTTCTGTCATTATTGGAAGTCGGGCCGTGATCCACGAGGTGCGCGTGATGCGATTCACAACGGCAAATATAAGATCTATAATAACGGTGACTTTTTTGACTTGGAGAAAGATCCGGATGAGAAAAAAGCGCTCAAAATCACTGAGATGAATGAAGGGCAATTAAAAGCTCGTGCCGAATTGATGAATGCTTATTATCAATTGCGTGGGATGAATTTACCGGCGACGGAAGTTTCTGATAAAGCAGCCCCATCAAAGAAGAAAAAGAAAAACTCAAAGAAGAAAAAAGCATGA
- a CDS encoding sulfatase-like hydrolase/transferase, whose translation MKFLFSLMGFVALLRAADKPNIVLVFADDMGWGDVAYHGVEDAQTPAIDAIAKGGVWFEQGYAAASVCGPSRAGILTGRYQQLFGVVTNGDADKGIPKSQKNIAELLKPAGYKSGAFGKWHLGSKKGQFPNDRGFDTFYGFHFGAHDYYRADKKLNKKKKGYAPIYFNQDIVDYKEGDYLTEKITDHAVEFIEENKDQPFFMYVAYNSVHSPWQVPDEYLARIPESVPAYRRLFLAMVLAMDDGVGRIRAKLKELNLDENTIFVFTTDNGSPKIGNKKPNEGQYRMSMSQGFRGYKGDTYEGGIRVPFCMSWPKKIKSGNKFEAPVIAYDLAPTFLSAASLEYSTKQFSGKDLLPYLEDEQKGRPHETLFWHRHSGLDDYAVRHGDWKLTYNDQEGTSKDFLKKVHLKLFNLKQDPYEKKDLADSMPEKLQQLKQLYFNWHETHAK comes from the coding sequence ATGAAGTTTTTATTCAGTTTGATGGGCTTTGTCGCCCTGCTTAGGGCAGCTGACAAGCCCAATATAGTTCTCGTCTTTGCAGATGATATGGGCTGGGGTGATGTGGCTTATCATGGGGTGGAAGATGCTCAGACACCCGCCATTGATGCAATTGCAAAAGGGGGCGTTTGGTTTGAGCAGGGTTATGCGGCGGCATCCGTTTGTGGGCCTTCTCGAGCCGGGATTTTGACGGGACGTTATCAGCAACTCTTCGGTGTGGTGACCAATGGCGATGCCGACAAGGGCATTCCCAAGAGTCAAAAAAATATCGCTGAGTTACTGAAGCCCGCGGGTTATAAATCAGGGGCTTTTGGCAAATGGCATTTGGGTAGTAAGAAGGGTCAATTTCCCAATGATCGTGGCTTTGATACTTTCTATGGTTTCCATTTTGGAGCTCATGATTATTACCGAGCAGATAAAAAATTAAACAAAAAGAAAAAGGGCTACGCACCCATTTACTTCAATCAAGACATTGTGGATTACAAAGAAGGCGATTACCTAACTGAAAAGATCACTGATCATGCCGTGGAGTTCATAGAAGAGAATAAAGATCAGCCCTTTTTCATGTATGTGGCTTATAACTCAGTACATTCCCCCTGGCAAGTGCCCGATGAATATTTAGCGAGAATCCCAGAGTCAGTTCCAGCGTATCGTCGACTCTTTTTAGCGATGGTTTTAGCCATGGATGATGGCGTGGGAAGAATACGCGCTAAACTCAAGGAACTCAACTTAGATGAGAATACGATTTTTGTCTTCACTACCGATAATGGCAGTCCTAAAATTGGTAACAAAAAGCCAAATGAAGGTCAATACCGCATGTCAATGAGTCAGGGCTTTCGAGGTTATAAAGGCGATACTTATGAGGGCGGAATTCGCGTACCTTTTTGTATGAGCTGGCCGAAGAAAATTAAATCGGGGAATAAGTTTGAAGCTCCAGTGATTGCTTATGACTTAGCACCTACTTTTTTAAGTGCTGCAAGTTTGGAGTACAGCACAAAGCAGTTTAGTGGCAAGGATCTGCTTCCTTATCTTGAAGATGAACAAAAAGGTCGGCCCCACGAAACCTTATTTTGGCATCGCCATAGTGGATTAGATGATTATGCCGTTCGTCACGGTGATTGGAAACTGACCTACAATGACCAAGAAGGGACGAGTAAAGACTTTTTGAAAAAGGTCCACCTAAAGCTCTTTAACCTTAAGCAAGATCCCTACGAAAAAAAAGATCTCGCGGATTCCATGCCCGAAAAACTTCAGCAGCTTAAACAACTCTATTTTAATTGGCATGAGACACATGCGAAGTAG
- a CDS encoding sulfatase family protein: MRNLALQFLCFVLASLSASAAKPNIIVILADDLGYGDVSYHGTLKETTTPHIDSIAQSGAWFQNGYSAAPVCGPSRAGLLSGRYQQRFGYYDNIGPFTLNKDVEAGLPLSQKLIPEILVKEGYATGMVGKWHDGDQHKFWPYNRGFQEFYGFNNGAINNWVLKGENHTVDEWGAVHRENKRVENSGEYMTEAFGREAVEFIDRHKTEPFFLYLSFNAVHGPLQAPKSYTNQFKHIKPENRALCLAMLKSMDDNIGLVLEKLRKEGLEENTIIFFTSDNGGKLKGNYSFNGKYRGEKNTVFDGGLHVPYAVQWKAQIPAQTKALEAPVHSIDLAHTIFAAAGVEIKDEYKLDGRNLLPYLKNQSDFDDRNLYWANNANIAIRDNKWKYLKQAGKTYLFNLEEDPYESNNLVSQYPEKAQDMQKRHDAWQANNAPQLFGWNPNNCKYNAGYRGRMGGEHGKNKKRKK; this comes from the coding sequence ATGAGAAATCTTGCTCTGCAGTTTTTATGTTTTGTACTTGCTTCACTGAGTGCGAGCGCCGCAAAACCCAATATCATTGTTATTTTAGCGGACGATTTGGGTTATGGTGATGTGAGTTATCATGGTACTTTAAAAGAGACCACGACGCCGCATATTGACTCCATTGCTCAAAGTGGTGCTTGGTTTCAAAATGGCTACTCGGCGGCACCCGTTTGTGGGCCCTCACGTGCGGGCTTATTGTCGGGGCGTTATCAGCAGCGTTTTGGCTATTATGATAATATCGGTCCCTTTACTTTAAATAAAGATGTGGAAGCGGGCTTGCCACTGAGTCAAAAATTGATTCCTGAAATCCTTGTGAAAGAGGGCTATGCGACGGGCATGGTGGGGAAATGGCACGATGGCGATCAACACAAGTTTTGGCCTTATAATCGTGGTTTTCAAGAGTTCTATGGCTTCAATAATGGCGCGATTAATAACTGGGTTCTCAAAGGCGAAAATCATACCGTGGATGAATGGGGAGCCGTCCACCGTGAGAATAAGCGCGTTGAAAATAGCGGAGAATACATGACCGAAGCTTTTGGTCGCGAAGCGGTCGAGTTTATCGATCGCCATAAAACCGAGCCTTTCTTCCTCTACCTCTCCTTTAATGCGGTTCACGGTCCACTTCAGGCACCCAAATCATACACCAATCAATTCAAACATATCAAACCTGAAAACCGTGCCCTTTGTTTGGCCATGCTAAAATCAATGGATGATAATATTGGTTTGGTACTCGAAAAACTTCGTAAGGAAGGTCTCGAGGAAAATACAATTATCTTCTTTACTTCGGATAATGGTGGTAAACTCAAGGGGAATTATTCTTTTAATGGTAAGTACCGTGGAGAGAAAAACACGGTCTTTGACGGTGGGCTCCACGTTCCCTATGCAGTGCAATGGAAAGCACAAATTCCCGCACAAACAAAAGCCTTAGAAGCTCCAGTGCACTCCATCGATTTAGCCCACACAATTTTCGCCGCTGCGGGCGTTGAAATCAAGGATGAATATAAGTTAGATGGTCGCAATCTTCTTCCCTACTTAAAGAATCAATCTGATTTTGATGACCGAAACCTCTATTGGGCGAATAACGCAAATATTGCCATCCGAGATAATAAGTGGAAGTACCTTAAGCAAGCAGGTAAAACTTACCTCTTTAATTTAGAAGAAGATCCCTATGAGTCGAACAACCTCGTGAGTCAGTATCCCGAAAAAGCTCAAGATATGCAAAAACGTCACGATGCTTGGCAAGCAAATAATGCACCACAACTCTTCGGCTGGAATCCCAATAATTGCAAATATAATGCAGGTTATCGCGGCAGAATGGGCGGTGAACACGGGAAGAATAAGAAGCGCAAAAAATAA
- a CDS encoding RNA polymerase sigma factor, whose protein sequence is MNKDNPQHMTRATLLERVRLQHDEKSWEEFVFYYRHFIYIIARRLNLRHHDAEEITQAVLFKLWNKLPEFDYDKTSRFRSWLYLVTKNTVRDFCRKQSRKTELQDQASHSELWDLGKQISEHQIEEIAEKEWENYIYNMALENIAPSFSEKIISIFKRLAAGSLPKQLGEELDIPANTIAVYKKRVMTKLKDEVARLKRELS, encoded by the coding sequence ATGAACAAAGACAATCCACAACACATGACACGTGCCACTCTACTTGAGCGCGTGCGCCTGCAGCACGACGAGAAGTCGTGGGAGGAATTTGTCTTTTATTATCGTCATTTCATCTATATCATTGCTCGGCGCCTCAATCTTCGTCATCACGATGCAGAAGAAATTACCCAAGCAGTACTCTTTAAACTTTGGAATAAGCTTCCCGAATTCGACTACGACAAGACTTCTCGTTTCCGTTCCTGGCTTTATTTAGTCACTAAAAACACGGTTCGTGACTTCTGTCGGAAGCAAAGTCGAAAAACGGAACTCCAAGACCAAGCAAGTCATTCTGAACTATGGGACTTGGGCAAGCAAATTAGCGAACATCAAATCGAAGAAATTGCCGAAAAAGAATGGGAAAACTATATCTATAATATGGCCCTCGAAAATATTGCTCCGAGCTTCTCTGAAAAGATTATTTCCATCTTTAAACGCCTCGCAGCAGGCTCACTCCCCAAGCAATTGGGTGAGGAACTCGATATTCCTGCTAACACCATTGCGGTTTATAAAAAACGCGTCATGACCAAGCTCAAAGACGAAGTCGCTCGCCTCAAAAGAGAACTGAGTTAA
- a CDS encoding lysophospholipid acyltransferase family protein has product MIKAEKDNVKIGIESLLDKEQNKLLSLTAPVFNKVLSIDKLNDIYQQTRHVKETKKFVESFFEKINLTVKVKKEQIANIPKDGPVMIVANHPYGGIDGMMLMGILKDLRPDIKALANKFISQIDHFNQDCFFVDAFSKGSDQNRKPLMDSIKWLKKGGLLAVFPAGSVANFKPQYGSVSDDDWNPGIFRIAKMTGATVVTMHFSGRNSLLFNAMGAVHPAFRTALLPREFAKKGRKVTISIGKPIPPSSIKRWDDDDRGINYLRLQTLLLGEKVNKNKDFDYSNTDQEPIIQEIDREKLNKEIESLPADCHLLSYKDIEVYCATMKQMPQTMLEIGRLREITFRQAGEGSGFSCDIDKFDKHYYQLFMWNRVEKEVVGAYRMGLVDKLVDKGGIKKLYTSKFYRYTDNFIAKHKNAVELGRSFVRPEYQRKPFSLLLLWKGIGTWIMRNPSYRYLFGGVSVSSLYSPLSRAVIASSLVKDEYKLEPCDKRKSLKLSKEAYSLCRRLQVSNPEELSSLIKHLEADGKDIPPLIKHYMKMGGTFSSFSIDEEFGGTLDGLILVDLPNSPIKSLKNYLGDNYPEYTKRHLD; this is encoded by the coding sequence GTGATTAAGGCTGAAAAAGATAATGTGAAAATCGGTATCGAATCTCTTCTCGACAAAGAGCAAAATAAACTTCTCAGTTTAACGGCTCCCGTTTTTAATAAAGTTCTGAGTATTGATAAGCTCAATGATATTTATCAACAAACTAGGCATGTCAAAGAAACCAAAAAATTTGTCGAAAGCTTCTTCGAAAAAATTAATCTCACCGTAAAAGTTAAAAAAGAACAAATCGCCAATATCCCTAAAGATGGGCCGGTAATGATTGTCGCCAACCATCCTTACGGTGGCATAGATGGAATGATGCTCATGGGCATCCTCAAAGATCTTCGCCCCGATATAAAAGCTCTTGCCAACAAATTCATTTCACAGATTGATCACTTTAACCAAGACTGTTTTTTTGTCGACGCCTTCTCTAAGGGTAGCGATCAAAACCGCAAACCACTTATGGATTCAATCAAGTGGCTGAAAAAGGGCGGACTTCTCGCTGTCTTCCCCGCAGGTTCAGTGGCCAATTTTAAACCTCAGTATGGCAGCGTTAGTGATGACGATTGGAACCCAGGAATTTTCCGCATTGCCAAAATGACTGGTGCCACAGTAGTGACCATGCACTTCTCCGGACGTAACAGCCTACTTTTTAACGCTATGGGAGCTGTTCACCCCGCCTTTCGTACGGCACTTCTTCCAAGAGAATTTGCCAAAAAAGGGCGCAAAGTCACTATCAGCATCGGTAAACCCATCCCCCCAAGTTCAATCAAGCGTTGGGATGACGATGATCGTGGCATCAATTACCTACGCCTTCAAACTCTTCTTCTGGGGGAGAAAGTTAATAAGAATAAGGATTTTGATTATAGCAATACTGATCAGGAACCAATCATTCAAGAAATTGATAGAGAGAAACTCAATAAAGAAATTGAATCTCTCCCCGCTGATTGCCACCTCTTAAGCTACAAAGATATCGAGGTCTATTGCGCCACCATGAAGCAAATGCCTCAAACAATGTTGGAAATTGGTCGCCTGCGTGAAATCACTTTCCGTCAAGCAGGAGAAGGCAGTGGATTCTCATGTGATATAGACAAGTTTGATAAACATTACTATCAACTCTTCATGTGGAATCGCGTAGAAAAAGAAGTAGTTGGCGCTTATCGCATGGGGCTTGTCGACAAGCTTGTGGATAAGGGTGGCATCAAAAAACTCTACACATCCAAATTTTATCGTTATACAGATAACTTTATCGCAAAACACAAAAATGCTGTTGAACTTGGGCGCTCTTTTGTACGTCCAGAATATCAACGTAAACCATTCTCTTTACTTCTTCTTTGGAAAGGAATCGGGACTTGGATAATGAGAAACCCAAGCTACCGCTACCTCTTCGGTGGTGTATCTGTTAGCTCACTCTACTCACCACTCTCACGAGCTGTTATTGCCAGTTCACTAGTGAAAGATGAGTATAAACTTGAGCCTTGCGATAAACGCAAATCTCTTAAATTGAGTAAAGAAGCGTATTCACTCTGCCGCAGACTTCAAGTTTCCAATCCAGAGGAACTCTCTTCTCTGATTAAACATTTAGAAGCTGATGGCAAGGATATCCCCCCTCTCATCAAGCACTACATGAAGATGGGCGGCACCTTTTCTTCCTTCTCCATTGATGAAGAATTTGGAGGCACCCTAGATGGTCTTATCCTCGTCGACCTCCCTAATTCGCCTATAAAGTCTTTAAAAAATTACTTGGGCGATAATTACCCTGAGTACACTAAAAGACACCTCGACTAA
- a CDS encoding DUF1456 family protein has product MTHNDVLRRLRFTLNINNEAIIELCEKGGRTVSEQVLDQYLKREDDEDYVECSAKDCEAFLDGVILWKRGPRDGDAPKKKLKFDNNMILRKLRIAFELRDTDMLKVLDLADMPISKSELSAFFRNEKHRNYMEVQSQLLRRFMVGLDKYLRQ; this is encoded by the coding sequence ATGACTCATAATGATGTTTTACGTCGTCTGCGTTTCACGCTCAATATAAATAATGAGGCAATTATCGAGCTTTGTGAAAAAGGTGGTCGCACAGTAAGCGAGCAAGTCCTCGATCAGTACCTGAAGCGAGAAGATGATGAGGATTATGTAGAGTGTTCAGCGAAGGACTGTGAAGCCTTTCTCGATGGCGTCATTCTTTGGAAGCGTGGACCTAGAGATGGCGATGCGCCAAAGAAGAAGCTGAAGTTTGATAACAATATGATTTTGCGCAAGTTGCGTATTGCTTTTGAATTGCGTGATACGGATATGTTAAAGGTTTTAGACCTTGCAGATATGCCAATTTCGAAGTCTGAGCTCAGCGCTTTCTTTCGCAATGAAAAACATCGAAATTACATGGAAGTGCAAAGCCAGCTTTTACGTCGTTTTATGGTCGGTTTGGACAAGTATTTACGTCAATAG